A single region of the Brachypodium distachyon strain Bd21 chromosome 3, Brachypodium_distachyon_v3.0, whole genome shotgun sequence genome encodes:
- the LOC100833813 gene encoding alkaline ceramidase isoform X1 — protein sequence MADDSMVASFWGPVTSSTELCEENYARSSYIAEFYNTLSNAPCILLALIGLVNALHQRFEKRFSVLHISNMILAIGSIIFHATLQHVLQQSDETPMVWEILLYLYVLYSPDWHYRSTMPTFLVFYGAAFAAVHFFVRFQVVFKLHYIGLCLLCIPRMYKYYIQTKDLAAKRLAKLWVLTIFLATLCWLVDRIFCKKLSHWYINPQGHAWWHVLMGFNSYFANTFLMFCRAQQRGWEPRITHLFGLLPYVKLQKSRKRE from the exons ATGGCGGATGATTCAATGGTTGCGAGTTTCTGGGGGCCTGTTACATCATCAACTGAGTTGTGCGAGGAGAATTATGCACGCTCATCATATATTGCAGAATTCTACAATACTCTCTCTAATGCTCCATGCATTCTTTTGGCGCTTATTGGACTTGTGAATGCTCTCCACCAACGTTTTGAGAAAAGATTCAGTGTCTTGCACATATCCAATATGATACTTGCTATTGGGAGTATCATCTTCCACGCAACCTTGCAACATGT TCTACAACAGAGCGATGAGACTCCAATGGTGTGGGAGATCCTGCTATATCTGTATGTCCTTTATTCACCGGACTGGCATTACAGGAGCACCATGCCTACTTTCCTTGTCTTCTATGGTGCCGCATTTGCTGCAGTTCATTTCTTCGTTCGATTCCAAGTAGTATTCAAGTTGCATTACATTGGCCTCTGCCTCCTCTGCATCCCGCGGATGTACAAGTACTACATACAGACAAAGGACTTGGCTGCCAAGCGGCTCGCAAAGCTGTGGGTTCTTACTATATTTCTGGCAACTCTTTGCTGGCTAGTTGATCGCATCTTCTGTAAGAAGCTTTCGCACTGGTACATCAACCCGCAGGGGCATGCATGGTGGCACGTGCTTATGGGGTTTAACTCATACTTTGCAAACACATTCTTAATGTTTTGCCGGGCTCAGCAGCGTGGGTGGGAGCCACGTATTACCCATCTTTTTGGGTTATTGCCTTATGTTAAGCTTCAGAAATCCAGAAAGAGGGAGTGA
- the LOC100833813 gene encoding alkaline ceramidase isoform X2, with translation MCIARTIFTILQQSDETPMVWEILLYLYVLYSPDWHYRSTMPTFLVFYGAAFAAVHFFVRFQVVFKLHYIGLCLLCIPRMYKYYIQTKDLAAKRLAKLWVLTIFLATLCWLVDRIFCKKLSHWYINPQGHAWWHVLMGFNSYFANTFLMFCRAQQRGWEPRITHLFGLLPYVKLQKSRKRE, from the exons ATGT GTATTGCAAGGACTATCTTTACCAT TCTACAACAGAGCGATGAGACTCCAATGGTGTGGGAGATCCTGCTATATCTGTATGTCCTTTATTCACCGGACTGGCATTACAGGAGCACCATGCCTACTTTCCTTGTCTTCTATGGTGCCGCATTTGCTGCAGTTCATTTCTTCGTTCGATTCCAAGTAGTATTCAAGTTGCATTACATTGGCCTCTGCCTCCTCTGCATCCCGCGGATGTACAAGTACTACATACAGACAAAGGACTTGGCTGCCAAGCGGCTCGCAAAGCTGTGGGTTCTTACTATATTTCTGGCAACTCTTTGCTGGCTAGTTGATCGCATCTTCTGTAAGAAGCTTTCGCACTGGTACATCAACCCGCAGGGGCATGCATGGTGGCACGTGCTTATGGGGTTTAACTCATACTTTGCAAACACATTCTTAATGTTTTGCCGGGCTCAGCAGCGTGGGTGGGAGCCACGTATTACCCATCTTTTTGGGTTATTGCCTTATGTTAAGCTTCAGAAATCCAGAAAGAGGGAGTGA
- the LOC100829603 gene encoding U-box domain-containing protein 35: MSFIPLHNPPIVTEAKRHDAGGKKAAAVTAAMRRLASKGRDNGSAAASAGKTAAVAVDGDRSSQHALKWAADHVLSRAQSFFLIHVRRKSGSPLSAGGKQFSTSHVQEDVATSFLVQLDLQTKELMLPFQCFCSRRGLQCREVILDGTDVPKAIVDFVVQYNVDKIVLGSSTRSAFTRTIWKMDVATSVTKYAPNFCSVYVIAKGKLSTFRPATHANENDMSEEDIKSDAAGNRLLAVKSEQAHNFPGKEPYSYRLMSTHAAMHIGTNADESAEGGKFKAPSQQRSVDSHLVKTSSCPSEFIRTMNQRSSHLSPEYPDNRRDTLFLLNKDNEHAFQAPHGKYLGIDDNALSLEYNACDPLMPSGQCASSTFNYQTENVETDPRHFQQKNGNILPQNYRELPLEPRDGIENSYAIDKQDIDPLRSRYDAETSSAVRGPKQKLLTLETSSSDPQHRERIIEEFVDHNSQRQVHPMLRRLPPKFFSPRNDRHGSASEEKHILEPDSNPLPRPIETKRILECLPTRLECRLYNPNEIAKATRNFSAELKVGEGGYGPVYKATLDNTLVAVKILHSNVTQGLKQFQQEIDLLNNLRHPNMVHLVGACPEYGCLVYEYMPNGSLEDCLYCRSGTPPLPWQLRFKIAVEIATGLLYLHKMKPAAFVHRDLKPGNILLDENFVSKIADVGLARIIPRSMDETKTQYRMTDAAGTFCYIDPEYQKTGLVSTKSDVYALGIIYLQIITAKDAMGLAYGVSDALEEGTFEELLDPKVTGWPVEETKKFAELALKCCELRRRDRPDLESVVLPELISLHRLAVPSAYPSMNQPHQSSASDKDLALGDDSLADDLTEGSVKVPSLSA; the protein is encoded by the exons ATGTCGTTCATCCCGCTCCACAACCCGCCGATCGTGACGGAGGCCAAGCGCCATGACGCCGGGGGCAAGAAGGCGGCCGCCGTGACCGCCGCGATGCGGCGCTTGGCGTCCAAGGGCCGCGACAacggcagcgcggcggcgagcgcggggaagacggcggccgTGGCCGTCGACGGCGACCGGAGCAGCCAGCACGCGCTCAAGTGGGCCGCCGACCACGTCCTCTCCCGCGCCCAgtccttcttcctcatccaCGTCCGCCGCAAGAGCGGCAGCCCTTTATCCGCCG GTGGGAAGCAGTTCTCCACGTCGCACGTGCAGGAGGATGTTGCGACCTCTTTCCTGGTCCAGCTGGATCTTCAGACCAAAGAGCTGATGCTTCCGTTCCAGTGCTTCTGCAGCAGAAGAGGG TTACAATGCAGGGAAGTCATTCTTGATGGGACAGATGTGCCAAAAGCTATTGTGGATTTTGTTGTGCAATATAATGTTGACAAGATTGTGCTGGGATCGTCAACTAGAAGTGCATTTACAAG GACAATTTGGAAAATGGATGTGGCTACATCTGTTACAAAATATGCACCGAACTTCTGTTCAGTGTATGTGATAGCAAAAGGAAAATTATCTACTTTTAGGCCAGCCACTCATGCAAATGAAAATGATATGAGCGAAGAGGACATAAAATCTGATGCAGCTGGCAATCGACTTTTAGCTGTAAAAA GTGAACAAGCACACAATTTTCCTGGCAAAGAACCTTATTCTTACAG GCTGATGTCAACACATGCTGCTATGCACATTGGTACCAATGCTGATGAATCAGCAGAAGGGGGCAAATTTAAGGCACCAAGTCAACAGAGAAGTGTCGATTCACATCTTGTGAAAACGTCTTCATGTCCAAGTGAATTCATAAGAACCATGAATCAACGAAGCAGTCATTTATCTCCAGAATATCCTGACAATCGCCGAGATACATTATTTTTGCTAAATAAGGACAATGAGCATGCATTCCAAGCTCCACATGGGAAATACTTGGGCATTGATGACAATGCACTTAGTCTTGAATACAATGCCTGCGATCCCTTAATGCCAAGTGGACAGTGTGCTTCATCAACTTTTAACTATCAAACA GAAAATGTCGAAACTGATCCAAGGCACTTTCAGCAAAAGAATGGCAATATACTGCCACAGAACTACAGAGAG TTACCTCTTGAGCCTAGAGACGGGATAGAAAACTCATATGCAATTGACAAACAAGACATTGATCCATTACGAAGCAGATATGATGCCGAGACGAGTTCAGCAGTTCGTGGTCCAAAGCAAAAGCTGTTGACACTTGAAACTTCATCTTCTGATCCTCAGCATAGAGAAAGAATCATAGAGGAATTTGTAGATCATAATTCCCAGAGACAAGTTCACCCAATGTTGAGACGCTTGCCTCCGAAATTTTTCTCACCTCGAAATGACAGACATGGATCTGCTTCAGAGGAGAAACATATACTTGAACCGGATTCTAACCCCTTGCCGAGGCCAATTGAGACTAAAAGAATACTAGAGTGTCTCCCTACAAGATTAGAGTGTAGATTATACAACCCAAATGAGATCGCGAAAGCGACCCGTAATTTCTCTGCAGAACTCAAGGTCGGGGAAGGAGGTTATGGACCAGTCTATAAAGCTACACTTGACAATACCCTTGTTGCAGTCAAGATTCTCCACTCTAATGTAACTCAAGGACTGAAACAATTTCAACAGGAG ATTGATCTGCTGAACAACCTTCGCCATCCGAACATGGTGCACCTGGTGGGTGCTTGTCCTGAGTATGGTTGCCTGGTGTACGAGTACATGCCGAATGGCAGCCTCGAGGACTGCCTCTACTGTCGTTCAGGAACTCCGCCGCTTCCGTGGCAGCTCCGTTTCAAGATTGCAGTTGAGATAGCCACCGGCCTGCTCTACCTACACAAGATGAAACCAGCAGCCTTTGTCCACCGAGACCTCAAGCCTGGGAACATCCTCCTTGACGAAAATTTTGTCAGCAAGATTGCCGATGTCGGTCTCGCACGCATCATCCCCCGATCCATGGATGAAACCAAGACGCAGTACCGGATGACCGATGCTGCAGGGACCTTCTGCTACATTGATCCTGAGTACCAGAAGACCGGATTGGTCAGCACCAAATCTGATGTTTATGCGCTCGGCATCATCTATCTTCAGATCATCACCGCTAAGGATGCCATGGGCCTCGCTTACGGTGTATCTGATGCACTGGAAGAAGGGACCTTTGAGGAGCTCTTAGATCCCAAGGTGACTGGCTGGCCAGTGGAGGAAACTAAGAAGTTTGCTGAGCTTGCACTGAAATGCTGCGAGCTGCGGCGTAGGGACCGCCCCGATCTGGAATCCGTCGTGCTGCCTGAGCTTATCAGTCTGCACAGACTAGCTGTGCCATCTGCGTATCCTTCCATGAACCAACCCCATCAGAGTTCAGCGAGCGACAAG GATTTGGCATTGGGTGATGATAGCTTGGCCGATGATCTTACTGAGGGAAGTGTGAAGGTGCCATCGTTGTCAGCATAG